A window of Babesia microti strain RI chromosome III, complete genome contains these coding sequences:
- a CDS encoding hexokinase (overlaps_old_locusTagID:BBM_III04605), giving the protein MARGIYPVSAIRLGANGKPRRRGYYHAYTHEFFRPRWWPLQVSKILQSKLGETIYDRDVTKAFPVPRPVAWRLAYKRNESRYLKPVTNCNDPLIQEYLLNVLEPSYRRTFSGIGMGNSSKFDSVRHIKKVVDAENGGVIDLYCDSTDLRLGNDNCEIKIIKDLVEEADIWSTVGAEKRSSKTPFPHVYENLPIVKTLQVHEIKHVRSDHRIICRRHPVWMNRKYCRFLDKMQFQRRLKQIEEENI; this is encoded by the exons ATGGCTAGGGGTATCTATCCCGTCAGCGCTATAAGATTGGGCGCAAATGGTAAACCCAGAAGGCGCGGCTACTACCACGCATACACACACGAGTTTTTTAGGCCTAGATGGTGGCCCCTCCAAGTATCAAAAATTCTACAAAGCAAACTTGGTGAAACCATCTACGATAGAGACGTCACCAAGGCCTTCCCTGTGCCAA GACCTGTTGCTTGGAGACTTGCATATAAACGTAATGAAAGCAGATATCTGAAGCCGGTAACAAATTGCAACGATCCATTAATACAAGAATATCTACTTAATGTCTTAGAGCCTAGTTACAGAAGGACATTTAGTGGTATTGGCATGGGCAATAGTTCCAAATTTGACAGTGTTAGACATATAAAGAAAGTAGTGGATGCTGAAAATGGCGGTGTTATTGATTTGTACTGCGACTCAACCGATTTAAGGTTGGGAAACGACAATTgtgaaataaaaataataaaggATTTAGTCGAGGAGGCTGATATTTGGAGTACAGTTGGTGCCGAAAAAAGGAGTTCGAAAACTCCATTTCCTCATGtttatgaaaatttgccTATAGTTAAAACTTTACAAGTACATGAGATTAAGCATGTACGGAGTGATCATCGTATAATTTGCCGCAGGCACCCAGTGTGGATGAATCGCAAATACTGCAGATTCCTGGACAAAATGCAATTTCAACGCAGACTCAAGCAGATTGAGGAAgaaaatatatga
- a CDS encoding conserved Plasmodium protein, unknown function (overlaps_old_locusTagID:BBM_III04610), with translation MISYPLYLHMAIWCVIIFHLFTFTIADDVDYEEKVGEEAALIRDLGNLLHNKSKELPKTQDIIDKIHEKDLEYEKQLKQQEDSEDLEYQKGRLTNILCNGQNYIRDYSYPCPENWQLLESGECWGVLYKGPCQALNYLTDYTTDDKKDFEIKCCVSWPKLHKNTLSHNVNRRVVRGPVNHLGNVLTAQRI, from the exons ATGATCTCATATCCATTGTACTTACATATGGCGATATGGTGTGTGATAATATTCCATCTATTTACATTTACCATTGCTGATGATGTGGATTACGAGGAGAAAGTAG gtgaAGAGGCGGCACTAATAAGAG ATTTGGGCAATTTACTGCACAATAAATCCAAAGAACTTCCAAAAACACAAGATATA attGATAAGATCCATGA AAAGGATTTGGAATATGAAAAACAGCTTAAGCAACAGGAGGATAGTGAGGATTTAGAGTATCAAAAAGGCAGattgacaaatatttt ATGCAATGGTCAAAACTATATTAGGGATTATAGTTATCCATGCCCTGaaaattggcaattatTGGAGAGTGGTGAATGCTGGGGGGTTCTATATAAAGGGCCATGTCAAGCACTTAACTACCTAACTGATTATACAACGGATGATAAAAAAGATTTT GAGATTAAATGTTGTGTAAGTTGGCCAAAACTTCACAAAAATACTCTATCGCATAATGTTAATCGCCGTGTTGTCAGGGGGCCA GTAAACCACTTGGGAAATGTCTTAACGGCACAACGAATTTGA
- a CDS encoding hypothetical protein (overlaps_old_locusTagID:BBM_III04590), which translates to MERLNAMFGASRGFDKALMISKLPDGIRESPTHKDLFMVHSNSSNYRLVDMSVCKCSCPNEKICSHIISILIRYCNTRRNYTIRLLALKELDRIKSYSNTKQLDEALYNLHRVFDTLSSKREIIESTTSLITGLYHRFLTRFATFKHTNNSIDCPEQTIQSVKSKMLHKSTQCQSVNKSYQLGYLASLDHQSQEISGFNTELITNIRSYSNHNSDSQIDQLEFNKACMIYSKLSSSKYISINPKGIASNCAMDSKQLVNIIKMIPPLTELSSATNWKLNFYPSFGPLLEFVTTHIDEYYLVTSHNTIYPLKISHNNCHSLLKMIDRNLPIEQLASTVLYLLYNDQIGPCIEHLQHVFMNFTLDTLLSFIAIVPSELISTIYDHFLGNILRNRNLILDNIRFDRNLVINLYTAHNMGYLASLPHGIVKHDISNETKSVNDIIHKLEKSVSASTLSIECIKPNEPITPKHNADLNTSVNSCTGDNIIIDAKDARSHIEYIRRDKYGIGADQCKNDYTIKQNDRLSRILDKLSTNLYSSTNHILYELIQNADDNCYSNDIIPELVIVQTEGSVTLFNNEIGFSKTDVEAICDLANSSKIYRSLCTGKFGIGFRSVFTITNEPHIFSNGYQFKFTSNGIGKLIPQWIDNLDLLNGISKSTKIDTRCYNTIIYLPLITPVQFDITYNLILHLRKLRRLYFIQITADGIRSEINLKATNESITDTPLFIKKIFYNDKDFKYIQYIDTSSNIQLTFPIDNIGQFVYSTLPVGNFGLNFAINSNFNLTLDRSNLLDDQHNRTIVERIPIIFLNALDGAKKLDRKIYYSILSTFARNAMGLFSVLNSRFNELLNQSDIIPTDVCDYVKPSESIYLTQTNANDSQFGIVEYCVKNLITKGYLKSFIAANDIPHNLAMMLNLPVCDFWRIIQLFEQFNNEIDPNEVQDAICVLKIVQFFTNRNVNMRKQLINVVQKYIKFPYLKDGRIGCDMCNRIYIGDPKFCKNIFQLLHPEITQQFTNDFLLELGFNDAKDALKNFIDLEDVDLSQDLKFEISVELIKSIEITNGVVFNEKRVSFPIYGTYTNTSYSETISLPIYSCEIVPIHNEFYDMLIRRGYKLFIPNHEYQPQLSQLLLNNISNHLRHLLEGIQMDTELALEYFNFIKYLLKNIDKTNSNVDTGYLLVPLGKWTVSDGEMMWHYEHLEKIICTNSIKYFTKTPPEIINSQSMHPKTLLLLLKFLQRGDTLCQTSHSIKHDNNILLENIGNMWTNRSMKFVSNALLEALDSIYNQLSSSELFDHIIKEISESNLIFTMFQNKLTPFSINEVFINGVDDLYLPIQALSQIYTVDNSFWKRLNIEESPSVDTLIELLKYNSSLTIKSIISIVVYLYLHMDKDTFVTTVSNLNIIPGWHNHIRNKEVQGKIALLKPSEILTITQCADLGLFSMDKLQSVWYNIISNLTNLTYNIQINEHKSDVYCIEYENSLNCQANYLQTSYYDKYRVDVGLCGERIVYKYLVEKYGTSVKWLNESGEQGLPYDITFFKDGVEKFVEVKSSSSGAKKVFEISHHEWLFAQIKSEDFIIYRVNAVKSENPLITILPNPYYLWKSKKIAFCLSL; encoded by the coding sequence ATGGAACGTTTAAATGCTATGTTTGGAGCATCTAGGGGCTTTGATAAAGCACTTATGATATCCAAACTTCCTGATGGCATTAGGGAATCTCCAACTCACAAAGATCTATTTATGGTACACTCCAACTCTTCTAATTATCGCTTAGTTGACATGTCTGTTTGCAAGTGTAGTTGTCCTAACGAAAAAATTTGCTCTCATATCATATCCATACTGATTCGTTACTGTAATACCCGGAGGAATTATACAATCAGACTATTAGCACTTAAAGAATTGGATAGAATAAAAAGCTACTCAAATACAAAACAATTGGATGAGGCTTTGTACAATTTGCATAGGGTGTTCGATACATTATCGTCAAAACGTGAAATTATAGAATCCACAACTTCGCTAATTACCGGACTTTACCACAGATTTTTAACCAGATTTGCCACATTTAAGCacacaaataattcaattgattGCCCTGAGCAAACGATTCAATCCGTGAAAAGTAAAATGTTACACAAGAGTACCCAATGCCAATCCGTTAATAAATCATACCAGCTTGGTTACTTAGCATCGCTCGATCATCAAAGTCAAGAGATTTCAGGTTTTAATACCGAATTGATCACGAATATAAGATCATATAGTAATCATAATAGTGATTCCCAAATAGACCAACTGGAATTTAACAAAGCCTGCATGATATACTCAAAGCTATCTTCGTCAAAATACATATCCATCAATCCAAAAGGTATAGCATCGAACTGTGCGATGGATTCTAAACAATTGGTGAATatcataaaaatgattCCGCCTTTAACTGAACTTAGTAGTGCCACAAACTGGAAATTGAACTTTTATCCATCATTTGGCCCCTTACTAGAATTTGTAACCACTCATATAGATGAGTATTACCTAGTAACATCACACAACACAATTTACCCCCTAAAAATATCGCACAATAATTGCCATTCATTACTCAAAATGATTGATAGAAACTTGCCAATTGAGCAATTGGCATCAACTGTGTTATATCTACTGTATAATGATCAGATTGGTCCATGTATAGAACATTTACAGCATGTATTCATGAATTTCACGCTAGATACACTGTTGAGCTTTATAGCTATAGTTCCAAGCGAGTTAATAAGCACAATTTATGATCATTTTCTGGGTAACATTTTGCGCAACCGCAATTTaatattggataatattaGGTTTGACAGGAATTTGGTGATAAACCTATACACAGCCCACAATATGGGCTACCTAGCAAGCCTGCCTCATGGAATAGTAAAACATGACATAAGCAATGAAACAAAATCTgtcaatgatattattcATAAACTTGAAAAGAGCGTATCTGCCAGTACCCTATCCATAGAATGCATCAAACCAAATGAGCCAATAACGCCTAAGCACAATGCAGATTTAAACACTTCAGTAAATAGTTGCACAGGTGATAATATCATCATAGATGCAAAAGATGCTAGATCACACATCGAATATATTAGGCGTGATAAATACGGGATAGGTGCTGACCaatgtaaaaatgattaCACGATAAAGCAGAATGATAGATTGTCACGCATTTTAGATAAGTTATCTACTAACTTGTACTCTAGTACTAATCATATCCTATACGAACTGATACAAAACGCAGATGATAATTGTTACTCCAATGATATTATCCCTGAATTAGTCATCGTCCAAACTGAAGGCAGTgttacattatttaataatgaaattggATTTTCAAAAACGGATGTTGAAGCAATTTGCGATTTGGCGAATTCTAGTAAAATTTACAGAAGTCTTTGCACCggaaaatttggaattggATTTAGGTCGGTGTTTACCATAACAAATGAACCAcacattttttcaaatggttatcaatttaaatttactTCCAATGGCATTGGAAAGTTGATTCCACAGTGGattgacaatttggatTTATTGAATGGAATATCAAAATCAACAAAAATAGACACTAGATGttataatacaataatatacTTGCCACTAATCACACCAGTACAATTTGACATAACttacaatttgatattgcATTTGAGGAAGTTAAGAAGGttgtattttatacaaataacaGCAGATGGTATTAGAAGTGAAATTAACTTAAAGGCCACAAATGAATCGATTACAGATACTCCACttttcattaaaaaaatattttataatgataaaGACTTCAAGTATATCCAATACATCGACACAAGCTCAAATATACAACTAACTTTCCctattgataatattggACAATTTGTCTACTCTACACTTCCTGttggcaattttggattgaattttgcaataaattcCAATTTCAACCTTACTTTGGATAGGTCAAATTTACTAGATGATCAGCACAACCGAACAATAGTTGAGCGGATCCCTATAATATTCTTAAATGCACTAGATGGGGCTAAAAAGTTAGAtagaaaaatatattattccATACTATCAACTTTTGCTAGAAATGCAATGGGACTCTTTTCAGTGTTAAATTCTAGATTCAATGAATTGCTTAACCAATCGGATATAATACCAACGGATGTTTGTGATTATGTAAAGCCATCAGAAtcgatatatttaacacaAACTAACGCTAATGATTCACAGTTTGGAATTGTGGAATATTGTGTAAAGAATTTGATAACCAAAGGCTATctgaaatcatttattgCCGCTAATGATATTCCTCATAACTTAGCAATGatgttaaatttaccaGTATGTGATTTTTGGCGCATAATTCAACTATTCgaacaatttaataatgaaatagatCCAAATGAAGTACAAGATGCTATTTGTGTGTTGAAAATAGTCCAATTTTTCACCAATCGCAATGTAAACATGAGgaaacaattaattaatgttgtacagaaatatataaaattccCGTATCTGAAAGACGGGAGAATTGGCTGTGACATGTGTAATAGAATTTACATAGGggatccaaaattttgtaaaaatatatttcaattaCTACATCCAGAAATTACACAACAGTTTACAAACGATTTTCTGTTAGAACTTGGCTTTAACGATGCCAAAGATGCTCTAAAGAATTTTATAGACTTGGAAGATGTTGATTTATCGCAAgatttaaaatttgaaatatcaGTGGAGTTAATCAAGTCAATTGAAATCACAAATGGGGTTGTGTTCAATGAAAAACGTGTTTCCTTTCCAATATATGGAACGTACACAAATACCAGCTATAGCGAGACCATAAGTCTACCCATTTACAGTTGCGAAATAGTGCCCATACATAATGAATTTTATGATATGTTGATTAGACGTggttacaaattatttataccaAATCATGAATATCAACCACAGCTATCACAATTgttactaaataatattagtaATCATCTAAGACATTTACTAGAGGGAATACAAATGGACACTGAATTGGCTTtggaatattttaattttatcaaatatctattaaaaaatattgataaaacaaattcaaatgtAGATACTGGATATTTGTTGGTCCCCCTAGGGAAATGGACCGTGTCTGACGGTGAAATGATGTGGCATTATGAGCAtttggaaaaaataatttgtaccAATTCGATTAAGTATTTCACCAAAACACCCCCTGAAATCATAAATAGCCAATCAATGCATCCAAAAACACtgttattgttattgaagTTTTTACAAAGGGGGGATACACTATGTCAAACATCCCATAGTATAAAACAtgacaataatatattattggaaAATATTGGTAATATGTGGACCAATAGATCAATGAAATTCGTTTCTAATGCTTTATTGGAGGCGTTGGACAGTATCTACAATCAATTATCATCCTCTGAATTGTTTGATCATATAATAAAAGAAATATCTGAATCAAATCTGATTTTTACGATGTttcaaaacaaattaaccCCTTTTAGTATTAATGAGGTGTTTATAAATGGAGTTGATGATTTGTATTTACCTATACAGGCACTATCCCAAATTTATACCGTGGATAACTCGTTTTGGAAGAGATTAAATATAGAGGAAAGTCCATCAGTTGACACATTgattgaattattaaagTATAATTCATCACTTACAATCAAAAGTATAATATCTATAGTggtttatttgtatttgcATATGGATAAAGATACATTTGTAACAAcagtttcaaatttaaacatcATTCCAGGATGGCACAATCATATCAGAAACAAAGAAGTTCAAGGTAAAATAGCACTTCTTAAACCATCGGAAATATTAACTATTACACAGTGTGCAGACCTTGGTTTATTTTCAATGGATAAACTACAGAGTGTCTGGTACAACATAATTTCAAATCTCACAAATTTAacctataatatacaaattaatgaGCACAAAAGTGATGTTTATTGTATTGAGTATGAGAATTCTCTCAATTGTCAGGctaattatttgcaaacaagttattatgataaatatcGTGTTGATGTTGGCCTATGCGGCGAGAggattgtatataaatatctaGTCGAGAAATATGGCACAAGTGTTAAGTGGTTAAATGAGAGTGGTGAACAAGGATTGCCATAtgatataacattttttaagGACGGAGTTGAGAAGTTTGTGGAAGTTAAATCATCGAGTTCTGGCGCTAAAAAAGTGTTCGAAATTTCCCATCACGAGTGGCTATTCGCTCAGATAAAGAGTGAAGATTTCATAATATATCGTGTTAATGCAGTCAAATCGGAGAACCCGCTCATTACTATTTTACCAAATCCATACTATTTATGGAAAAGTAAAAAAATCGCATTTTGTTTATCGTTGTAA
- a CDS encoding Hexokinase (overlaps_old_locusTagID:BBM_III04600): MSEETESVPRPLSPLVEFDHRLKLLTSQMDLSIEFLKDMSTSFYIDLMRGVKAHKRHKNLWIPTECPFKMLDSFICNIPTGNEKGVFYAVDFGGSNYRAVRVKIDGDGKLQRTQSIYTLKYVTAFSKKGLLDKHTTATELFDHFAQRIGDVIKEAGESDDPKPKSVGFTFSFPCTMSSKTSAILIDWTKDFETGRATNDQVEGRDVCALLDNAFVRNKVNAKTAILINDTVGTLLSCCYQKPKGFPDCKIGLIIGTGCNICYIEPDYKKYGYEGSIVNVEMNNYDKELPITPVDFAVDWETSNKGRDLYEKLLSGAYLGEVVRHYMILLLRQKATPLMYEWGSFTSYDAGIVLNDNDDLKESARVAKENWKADLTKEELIGLRKVCEATFERSAALAAVAIISTGRRARAHPTRPITCAIDGSLYVKNPWYNKKLEYYVDAVSRSDLKGSIVLLAADDGSGKGAAIAAAMENCT; this comes from the coding sequence ATGAGTGAGGAGACAGAAAGTGTGCCTCGCCCCCTTTCACCATTGGTTGAATTTGATCATCGACTTAAATTACTTACATCACAAATGGATTTATCAATTGAGTTTCTCAAGGATATGTCAACGTCGTTCTATATAGACCTTATGCGTGGCGTCAAAGCACACAAACGACATAAAAATCTTTGGATTCCAACAGAATGTCCCTTTAAAATGTTGGATTCATTCATATGCAACATTCCCACTGGTAATGAAAAAGGTGTTTTTTATGCTGTAGACTTTGGTGGTTCTAACTACAGAGCTGTCCGAGTTAAAATTGATGGGGATGGTAAACTACAACGAACCCAATCCATATATACCCTTAAGTATGTAACTGCATTTTCTAAAAAGGGATTGTTAGACAAACATACTACGGCCACAGAATTGTTTGACCATTTTGCACAGAGAATAGGTGATGTAATAAAGGAGGCTGGAGAATCTGACGATCCTAAACCTAAGTCAGTTGGTTTTACGTTCTCATTTCCTTGTACAATGTCTTCAAAAACTTCAGCGATTCTCATAGATTGGACCAAAGATTTTGAAACGGGCAGAGCTACTAATGATCAAGTTGAGGGCCGTGACGTATGCGCATTGTTGGATAATGCATTTGTTCGAAACAAAGTTAATGCGAAAACCgctattttaattaatgaCACTGTGGGTACACTATTGTCATGTTGTTACCAAAAACCAAAAGGGTTTCCAGATTGTAAGATAGGGCTAATAATTGGTACCGGCTGCAACATATGCTATATTGAGCCTGATTACAAGAAATATGGATATGAGGGGTCAATTGTTAATGTTGAAATGAACAACTATGACAAAGAACTGCCAATTACTCCAGTGGATTTTGCAGTAGATTGGGAAACTAGTAACAAGGGCAGGGATCTATACGAGAAATTGCTTTCAGGTGCTTATCTAGGAGAGGTGGTGAGACACTATATGATATTGTTGCTTAGACAAAAGGCGACGCCATTGATGTATGAATGGGGAAGTTTTACCTCATACGATGCTGGAATAGTGCTAAATGATAATGATGATCTTAAGGAGTCTGCAAGGGTCGCCAAAGAAAATTGGAAAGCAGATTTGACAAAAGAAGAACTTATTGGATTAAGAAAGGTTTGTGAAGCAACGTTCGAACGTTCGGCAGCTCTTGCAGCTGTGGCAATAATTTCCACTGGCAGAAGAGCTAGAGCACATCCAACTCGCCCAATAACATGTGCTATTGATGGATCTTTGTACGTAAAGAATCCATGGTATAATAAGAAACTTGAGTACTATGTGGATGCTGTATCTAGGAGTGATTTGAAGGGCAGTATCGTACTGCTGGCTGCTGATGATGGATCTGGCAAGGGAGCTGCTATTGCAGCCGCTATGGAGAATTGcacataa
- a CDS encoding ribonuclease H2 subunit A (overlaps_old_locusTagID:BBM_III04585) — MQPTHFEFKRHLISGGKVALRIPFATKKAPISQTTSLEHELVSVRCDSIRGSFYNLLRKHKQQIENEYSVKCTIDKNDKNVSLRIYGKNSDQAMGHSLQLCLDSKVYNFYLCLPVMGKTFNKELDEFKANYQDKFVGAKWETRPHVTLKMLNIVTNQQLAFTNNLLTTITKQIQLKSTFIEPVCLELSALDIFEERGKNAYLPLFVHTTLNNPIDGVSKQLIDAVSNRYCFKNEIIKHYTTITDFEDESEMIMDDGSLYIHSYDAKNDIVASSQSTATNAIKEHKNDQCDYIEQQNKDDPELQFPHVTLIRYKNYKDAIGLQGPRTGLVITCELRPRHGETTWPYTTMAGDSFAFSYNLLHHTHDEQ; from the exons ATGCAACCCACTCATTTCGAGTTCAAAAGACACTTAATTTCGGGTGGAAAAGTTGCCTTAAGAATTCCATTTGCAACTAAAAAGGCACCAATATCACAGACAACTAGTTTAGAACATGAGTTAGTTAGTGTCAGATGTGACAGCATAAGGGGTTCCTTCTACAATTTGTTGCGCAAACATAAACAACAGATTGAGAATGAGTATTCGGTAAAATGTACTATTGATAAGAacgataaaaatgtatccCTTAGGATCTATGGGAAAAATTCCGACCAGGCTATGGGACATTCTCTTCAATTATGCTTAGACAGTAAAGTTTACAATTTCTACCTATGTCTTCCTGTCATGGGAAAGACTTTTAACAAGGAGTTGGATGAGTTTAAGGCAAATTATCAGGATAAATTCGTGG GAGCGAAATGGGAAACACGGCCGCACGTAACACTCAAAATGTTAAACATTGTAACCAATCAACAATTAGCCTTCACAAACAACCTTTTGACTACCATAACCAAACAAATACAACTGAAATCTACTTTTATTGAGCCTGTGTGCTTAGAGCTGAGCGCTTTGGATATTTTTGAGGAAAGAGGTAAAAATGCATATCTACCCCTTTTTGTACATACAACACTAAACAATCCAATAGATGGCGTATCTAAACAGCTAATAGATGCAGTATCTAATAGATACTgctttaaaaatgaaataatcaAGCACTACACAACTATTACTGATTTTGAGGATGAAAGTGAAATGATAATGGATGATGGTTCACTTTACATACACTCATATGACgctaaaaatgacattgtCGCCAGTAGTCAAAGCACAGCAACTAACGCAATTAAAGAACATAAAAATGATCAATGTGATTATATAGAGCAACAAAATAAAGATGACCCTGAATTACAGTTTCCACATGTTACGCTCAttagatataaaaattataaggATGCAATTGGCCTGCAAGGTCCAAGAACTGGATTGGTTATTACATGTGAGCTAAGACCAAGACATGGTGAGACTACATGGCCCTATACAACAATGGCTGGGGATAGTTTTGCATTTTCGTACAACTTATTGCATCATACACATGATGAACAATAA
- a CDS encoding Eukaryotic translation initiation factor 3 subunit L (overlaps_old_locusTagID:BBM_III04595) translates to MLSSAGMMEESIIPALKPEVAAFLTCLHDNLYRRNLEAVRILYEQELNVVTDKYYRTSRWPSISIVTSFYQQAGRLHSLIMALYSEIYYRHVFYLGEVTLEDRIESWDNYNRLLNYFIEDECSIERIDDMNDRLVLPASWVWDMLDEFVYQLQDTCRWRNRLGRTLPDNKIKQAELLKKLNSIPIMWQVHRALELLHSLAENPVYKKIISGDKISRLDASHCNLCYQIGYFASVSLLRLHVLIGDYLTSVKVISDIHLAPKSLYWKVPACHITLFYYMGFAYMMLRRYNDSIKILSQLLMFLAKQRGYLVSQSYQQVAMNRQTEKMYLMIILCQSLTHQKLDETILQTIKETYSNKFYQLQSGNEEAYRETFGKACPKFINPAMPNIDSARDLEHAANQFNEPVQRQTMLFLQQVEKQRRIDEIFSYAKLYHNIDLKKLSSFMDDAIFSVNNKKGTSGTVKSDIDSVRSHVLAVKHLTRQVAWKACPLLYQDDTITSTLEKDVDFYVDNDLVHIKSHNDQKLYINYFIQQIQKTKQQLEMLSMKL, encoded by the exons ATGTTATCCAGCGCAGGTATGATGGAAGAGTCTATCATACCAGCACTAAAACCAGAAGTGGCAGCATTTTTGACCTGTTTACATGATAATCTATACCGCAGAAATCTTGAAGCAGTCAGAATTTTATATGAGCAGGAATTAAACGTGGTTACCGATAAGTACTACCGGACTAGTAGGTGGCCAAGTATTTCAATAGTTACTTCGTTTTACCAACAGGCAGGCAGGTTACATAGCTTGATCATGGCATTATATTCTGAAATATATTACAGACACGTCTTCTACTTGGGTGAAGTTACATTGGAAGATAGGATAGAATCATGGGATAATTACAACCGCCTGTTGAACTACTTCATCGAAGATGAATGCTCGATTGAGAGAATTGATGATATGAATGACAGACTGGTATTGCCTGCTTCCTGGGTCTGGGATATGTTAGATGAATTTGTATATCAACTCCAAGACACATGCAGATGGAGGAATAGGCTTGGTCGTACATTGCCggataacaaaattaagcAAGCTGAGTTATTGAAAAAGTTAAACTCAATTCCCATCATGTGGCAAGTGCATAGGGCACTGGAGTTGCTTCATTCGTTAGCTGAAAATCCTGTCTATAAGAAAATTATTTCG GGTGATAAAATCAGCAGACTGGATGCTTCCCATTGCAATCTTTGCTATCAAATAGGATATTTTGCCTCTGTATCCCTTCTGAG ATTACACGTACTGATTGGCGACTACCTAACATCTGTAAAGGTTATATCTGACATACACCTGGCCCCAAAGAGCTTGTATTGGAAAGTACCTGCATGCCACATTACACTATTTTACTACATGGGTTTTGCTTATATGATGTTAAGGCGCTATAATGATTCAATCAAGATTTTATCACAGTTGTTGATGTTTTTGGCTAAACAAAGGGGTTACCTGGTTTCCCAGAGCTACCAACAAGTGGCAATGAATAGGCAGACCGAGAAGATGTActtaatgataattttgtgtCAGTCACTCACCCATCAGAAATTGGATGAGACAATTTTACAGACCATTAAGGAAACCTACTCCAACAAGTTCTATCA ACTACAATCTGGAAACGAAGAAGCCTATAGAGAAACTTTCGGCAAAGCCTGTcccaaatttatcaatccTGCCATGCCTAACATAGATTCTGCACGTGATCTAGAGCATGCAGCAAATCAGTTCAACGAGCCTGTACAACGTCAAACCATGCTATTCCTACAACAAGTGGAGAAACAAAGGAGGATAGACGAAATATTTTCGTATGCCAAACTTTACCACAATATTGAccttaaaaaattgagttCGTTTATGGACGATGCTATCTTTTCAGTGAACAATAAAAAAGGTACAAGTGGCACTGTAAAGTCCGATATTGATAGCGTGAGATCACATGTATTGGCTGTTAAACATTTGACGAGACAAGTTGCCTGGAAAGCATGTCCTCTGTTGTACCAAGATGATACTATTACGTCTACCTTGGAGAAGGACGTCGATTTTTACGTTGATAATGATCTGGTACATATAAAG AGTCACAACGATCAAAagttatatatcaattactTTATACAACAGATACAGAAGACAAAACAACAGTTGGAGATGTTGTctatgaaattataa